One Apteryx mantelli isolate bAptMan1 chromosome Z, bAptMan1.hap1, whole genome shotgun sequence genomic window, CAGTCCAGCTGAAGACCGGTAACTAAGTACATCACACTAACTGGGCTGCTCAATCATCTGCAAGCCCTCAGCAAGAACATCAGTGAGCACAGGGCCCACCAAGGGAACAGAGCACCCACTTTCTGACTAAAAACAGAGTAGACACAGAAGGGATTCCCAAATTCCCTCTCCCACAGGTGCAATGCTCCAGGTAAATCAGTCTCAGTTGTCTCTTTTTGCTTCTAGGTCTGCAGACCAGTGGCTGGTCCGTTCAGGTCCCATCCGATGTTACTGGTGAATTAGGGAAGATGGTTGCTCTGCCCTGTACTTTCACGCACCCCTACAAAACATTTGACCGGACCCTCACTGCCATTTGGAGGATCAGGGAACCTTACAATGGTACAGTCGTTTTCAAGTGTATTACTCAAGGTTCCAGTGAACTCTGCAAGACTATTGTCAGccacaaaaacaaatacaaactgcTTGGCAACCCACGGCACAAGGATCTTACCATTAGGATCGACAATCTGACCTGGAGTGACAGCGAGAGATATTTCTGCCGAGTGGagttctccggagatattcatgACAAGTATGAAAGCAGGAATGGGATAAAGCTCCATTTGATCGGTAAGAGAACACGAGAGCCAAAAGAGGCAAAATCACCCCACGGCGAAGTGCGAAAGCCAAAAAGATGAGGAAATTGATGAGACCCACCATACCAGTGACAACAGATGTTCACCTGAGATGTTCTTCCAAAGGGCTGGCTTTTCTAACCCTGGTCAGCCCTGGGGAGAATTTATAGCAATTGGGCTAGGTATATTCTTTGCCTTCTAAAGTCTTCCAGTATGAGGCAATGTGAACAACGCAAGGAATGGAATAGgaacaaaacagagcagaaaccGTGGCAAGGAAATAGCCAGCCTCTGGCTGCCAGGGGTAAGGGTCAGCCAAGTCCCGGGCATCCCACTTCTTCCCTGCAGCAGCAGATCTGTGCAGCCAACAGTCAGCAGCTCGTGGGGTAGGGTTAAAGATATCCTTTTTGTCAGGACTTAAATTGGAGAGCTCAGCTGGTGAGTATGCGTGAGGAAACAGGCCTGGATGATAACAGGGCCTCAGGAAGACAAGATATCTGGCACCCCTGTGCCAGGATTTGTAGGTCTAAACACCTTTGGAGCAGGAAAGGGTAAGTACCAACAGCTCTGACTGACAAATGGCAGATCCTAGGAGGTGGCATAACCTCTTCATAGCTATAGACACCTCTCTATCTTCCCCTCTCACAGCCACACTATATTCCCATCAAGCTCCCTCCTTACAGCGCCTTGTCCTCACCACACAGGAACACAACCAAGCCACAAGCTCCTTGGTCTCACTAGAGCATGGAGCTGCATCTGGATTAGAGGAAGCAAGGAGGAGCTTCACCTTCTCTTGAAGGTGTTTATGGTCTCCAGCTTGGATTGGGAATCCTGAGCAGAAAAACCCTAAGCTCATACTGATGCCTGTTACCCCTACCTGTCTGTGAAAGCAGCATCTCAAGCTACGTTAGCCGCATGTAGCTAAATGCACCTAATATTGTCCTGCTGGAGACAGCATGGTCCCAGGTCTCTCCAGACTGGGCCAGAGAGCCTTTAGAAACCACAGATGCAACAGGGATAAGGCAAAGCATCTTTGAGGGACTGCTAAACAACAGTCCCACATGGTGAAATACCTATCCACCCACTATCAGTgacagaaaaaagagaagagggacATCTGAATCCCTAAGTGAGTTCAGGACCCACTGCAATAGTTGTTAGATGGACATAATGGACGTGCGCAAGGAGTCACTCCTTCCTGAGGCATCTATAGTCTAAACAGACACAGGGCAGGAGGGAAATACAGACACAGAGGTGAATCACACAGCAGCTCAATGCCAAAACCTCCGTCTCAAAGTTTCACCCTACCCCTGCTAGGATCACGCTGCTCCTACTGAAATCCATAAGGTGTTCACAGTACAGAAATCCAGCATAAGAGCTCACTGCTGCAGCAggatttcttgttctttttcagctGATAATCTGGCTGAAAAAATACCTTCTTTCAGGGCTGCTTAGCACGGCAGAAACACAGCAGAGTGAGCAGGAGGTGAATTTCCAGCACAGATCACACAACTCCATCTGCACTCCTCTGCTGTGTTCCCTCGCGGGCACGTCCAGGGCTAGCACGCCACATGTGGCAAActcacccccaggctgctctgtGCTCAATTCACACCAAGCATTCAAATTTAAGGAGACTCAGTTCAGAAGAACTCTAATCCTATATCTGAGGATGTGCTTACAGATGTAGAGAGCACTAATAGACACATGTGGCCTCAGGAAGAGACTCAGACCTTAATCAAGAGCGCAGAGATACTGTGCGTTGCATGATTTTGCTTGTGAAGTGAAACTACCTTATGCCTGCTGTGCACTGCAGGTGTCCAGACAAGGTACAAGAACAAGTTAAGTTACTTCTTGGGAACTTCTAGGTATTCGAGGCTCTCATTTAAAGCAGCTCCTTGGCTTTCCTAAGTACCACTAACACAGAGCATGACCAGCGCAAAACGGCAGCAGGATTTGTGTCCCAGGGGCTGCCTGAATTTAAACACTAGAGGCATGATAATCAGCCTTACTCCTCTCCATGTCTccagctccctgcacagctccctctgcaccTTACCATGCTCAAGAGGGAACGTGGGCTCTAGCTGGTTGCAAGCTTTGTACATGCCTGACTggccaaccacacacacacacacacacatattgtcTGACTAACTGGccaggaaaaacagaagagaaatactgAACTCCTACGGCAGCCTTTTCCTCCATGAGGACGCTCACTTAGTTCTGTTAGTCACTAGTTTTCACAACGCCTTTAGGAACCAAGTGTCTCTCAAGTATGCGCAAAATTGGCCAACATATCCAGCAGGAGAGGACCAATGGGCAAGACAAGCTTGGTCACATCAGCCACACTTCCTTGGGCTTCCTTTGGTCGAGTCCATGAGACTAGAGCAAGTATGACACGTTCAACAGTACCTCTCAACATTTTGCTTCCCTCGAGTGCTCTTTACCACTTTCATTCAGTCACACAATCCCATACCCTGCAAGTACAGGAGACACAATCAACAGCCCTGTCTTGGTATCAACATGCTACCCCAAAGCAACCAGGGAGCTAAACCAGCTGTTCAGTGCTCACTACAGGGCTGGAGTAAAACACCAAATATTGACTGTACCAGAGGGTGGAAGGAAGTTAAGTGTCCTGACAATAATTTGTCAAACCTGGCAAGCGTCAGGCACTGAGCAGAGGACTCGCACAAATGGATCCCTCCTTGTGGGCTCTGCAGGTCACAAACCAAGCAAACAGTCATGAGATACTTAGAGGAGAGTACCAGGGTCATCTGCTCTGTGACCCACTGCCATATGCAGCCGGCCTGTCTGAAAAGCTGACCAGCTGCACCTACTGCCTAAGTCACAGACAGCACTGGGCTGTAATTTATGGTAAAACCACAGAAAACTGCCAGTCTTCAAGGATGGCTGCCCTGCTGTAGCACAGTGACTCTGCCTTGTCCTATCACACCAGGGTGACATGGGCTGAAGTCAACCACAGCTTAGTAATCTGCATAAGAAATGACAAGGATAAAACACAGTTCACATCTCCACACTCAGTgaaaaaagtgggggaaaaagtgAAAGTGAAAAGTGAAAGAAAGTGAAATGCGATCCCAGTGTTACCCTCTTATAACACACAGGGTCCACTGCGACCAAACATTTTGTACGAGACCTAGCTTTGAAACTTAATGCACTTTCTCTCTTTTGCTGTGATTTCTGCAGCCGCCCCCAGGATCATCAACATCACCGTTAGCTCAAATAGAGATCACACCTTCAAAGCACGCTGTACAGCCGAAGGGGAG contains:
- the SIGLEC15 gene encoding sialic acid-binding Ig-like lectin 15; amino-acid sequence: MKRFGLFLLCLLCIFKKGLQTSGWSVQVPSDVTGELGKMVALPCTFTHPYKTFDRTLTAIWRIREPYNGTVVFKCITQGSSELCKTIVSHKNKYKLLGNPRHKDLTIRIDNLTWSDSERYFCRVEFSGDIHDKYESRNGIKLHLIAAPRIINITVSSNRDHTFKARCTAEGEPAPSLTWTGPHYSNLTSVTNMNHQVTKELQYLTHDGKYTCTAVNSHGRAEGAVYFYKFKASNSSLFLILIFVPLGIKVLVLLAIVGFTVFWRGGPFTTPTSLARPQPQDSTYENLDRRHRGSPTLPTEQTSVPRS